Proteins found in one Brevibacillus brevis genomic segment:
- a CDS encoding 50S ribosomal protein L7ae-like protein, which produces MSYEKVERAKDLTIGIKQTIKAVENQQVEAVYIAVDADKRLTQKVELLCKEKGVPVIHVDSMYRLGKACGIEVGAATAAIKKSG; this is translated from the coding sequence ATGTCTTATGAAAAAGTAGAGCGGGCCAAGGACTTGACAATCGGCATTAAGCAGACGATCAAAGCTGTGGAAAACCAACAGGTAGAAGCGGTGTATATCGCTGTTGATGCAGATAAGCGTTTGACCCAAAAAGTCGAGCTCCTTTGCAAAGAGAAGGGTGTTCCAGTCATTCATGTAGATTCCATGTATCGCTTAGGCAAAGCGTGCGGAATTGAAGTGGGAGCGGCTACTGCTGCGATTAAAAAAAGTGGTTAA
- the rpsL gene encoding 30S ribosomal protein S12, whose translation MPTINQLVRKGREDKVVKSKSPALQKGYNSFKKSQTNQSSPQKRGVCTRVGTMTPKKPNSALRKYARVRLTNGIEVTAYIGGIGHNLQEHSVVLVRGGRVKDLPGVRYHIVRGALDTAGVNNRKQGRSKYGTKRPKPGQAAAKK comes from the coding sequence ATGCCTACAATTAACCAATTGGTGCGTAAAGGTCGCGAGGATAAGGTTGTGAAGTCGAAGTCCCCAGCTCTTCAAAAGGGGTACAACAGCTTCAAGAAAAGCCAAACTAACCAAAGCTCTCCTCAAAAACGTGGTGTTTGCACTCGTGTAGGTACCATGACTCCGAAAAAACCGAACTCCGCGTTGCGTAAATACGCTCGTGTGCGTTTGACTAACGGAATCGAGGTAACAGCTTACATCGGTGGTATTGGCCACAACCTGCAAGAGCATAGCGTCGTGCTGGTGCGCGGCGGTCGTGTAAAAGACTTGCCAGGGGTACGCTACCATATCGTTCGTGGTGCTCTTGACACTGCTGGTGTGAACAACCGTAAACAAGGTCGTTCCAAATACGGTACTAAGCGTCCGAAGCCAGGTCAAGCAGCAGCGAAGAAGTAA
- the rpsG gene encoding 30S ribosomal protein S7, protein MPRKGPVTRRDVLPDPIHNSKLVTRLINRLMLDGKRGVAQNILYNAFDIIQERTGRNPMEVFEEALKNVMPVLEVKARRVGGANYQVPIEVKPERRTTLGLRWMVNYSRNRGEKTMEQRLANEIMDAANNTGAAVKKREDTHKMAEANKAFAHYRW, encoded by the coding sequence ATGCCTCGTAAAGGTCCTGTAACCCGTCGTGACGTGCTGCCTGATCCTATTCACAACAGCAAGTTGGTTACTCGCTTGATTAACCGCCTGATGTTGGATGGTAAGCGTGGTGTAGCTCAGAACATTCTCTACAACGCATTTGACATCATCCAGGAGCGCACAGGTCGCAACCCGATGGAAGTGTTTGAAGAAGCACTGAAAAACGTAATGCCAGTACTGGAAGTTAAAGCTCGCCGTGTAGGTGGTGCTAACTACCAAGTACCAATCGAAGTAAAACCGGAGCGCCGTACCACTCTTGGCCTGCGTTGGATGGTTAACTACTCCCGTAACCGTGGAGAGAAAACCATGGAACAACGTCTTGCTAACGAGATCATGGACGCTGCTAACAACACCGGTGCAGCAGTTAAAAAGCGTGAAGACACGCACAAGATGGCTGAAGCGAACAAAGCGTTTGCTCACTATCGCTGGTAG